A single window of Aspergillus puulaauensis MK2 DNA, chromosome 5, nearly complete sequence DNA harbors:
- a CDS encoding uncharacterized protein (COG:Q;~EggNog:ENOG410PG34;~InterPro:IPR001128,IPR017972,IPR002401,IPR036396;~PFAM:PF00067;~go_function: GO:0005506 - iron ion binding [Evidence IEA];~go_function: GO:0016705 - oxidoreductase activity, acting on paired donors, with incorporation or reduction of molecular oxygen [Evidence IEA];~go_function: GO:0020037 - heme binding [Evidence IEA];~go_process: GO:0055114 - oxidation-reduction process [Evidence IEA]) yields the protein MKREIGTKQLVSRLHPQMDISIRRFLGNVLAAPEQLRDHIRRDVVGFMLNFAYGYNMAPHGEDAFYELTQKAVSQFGQIFSDMNWAVNHVPALQYLPAWFPGAQFVRKAAEFRRCTREFTELPPKFVKYKMAQENFQPSMLSRMLQEDAPEPDSEQETAMLWSTIEVYLGGAETNASGMMSFIIAMALYPEVQRKAQEELDRIVGHATLPGFEHRASLPYINAIVKETLRWRPPSPVATPHVAGADLIWNGYSIPKGSYLVANIGTFTRDPAIYTQPMTFRPERFLEEDNHTPEVDPKKYVFGFGRRLCPGRFLADDRLFLFAARFLACFNTAPRGSGPGSAEPKWLPGIITHPEPFDMKIEPRSLEHGGLIRSSGMEMESWGVNDAEDFAKMTL from the exons ATGAAGCGAGAGATTGGGACGAAGCAGTTGGTCTCGCGTCTCCATCCTCAGatggatatcagcatcagGCGGTTCTTGGGAAATGTGCTGGCAGCCCCAGAACAGCTCAGAGACCATATCAGGAG AGATGTGGTCGGATTCATGCTTAATTTTGCATATGGGTACAACATGGCGCCTCACGGGGAGGATGCCTTCTACGAACTCACACAGAAAGCAGTGTCGCAGTTTGGGCAGATATTCTCGGATATGAACTGGGCTGTGAACCATGTTCCTGCAC TGCAATATCTTCCTGCTTGGTTTCCGGGTGCCCAGTTCGTAAGGAAAGCAGCAGAGTTCAGGCGGTGCACCAGGGAGTTTACAGAGCTGCCCCCTAAATTTGTCAAATACAAGATGGCCCAAGAGAACTTCCAGCCGTCTATGCTTTCCCGGATGCTGCAAGAAGATGCCCCTGAACCCGATTCTGAGCAAGAAACAGCAATGCTCTGGTCCACCATCGAAGTCTATCTCGGGGGTGCCGAAACA AACGCATCTGGAATGATGAGTTTCATCATCGCAATGGCTCTATATCCAGAGGTACAACgaaaagcccaagaagaGCTCGATCGCATCGTCGGACATGCAACACTCCCAGGGTTCGAGCACCGCGCGAGTCTCCCTTATATCAATGCCATCGTGAAGGAGACACTCCGGTGGcgccctccatctccagtcGCTACTCCCCACGTGGCTGGCGCAGACCTTATATGGAACGGATATTCGATCCCGAAGGGTTCGTACCTGGTCGCGAATATCGG GACCTTCACCCGTGATCCTGCTATCTATACACAACCCATGACCTTCAGGCCAGAGCGGTTCCTCGAAGAAGATAACCACACTCCGGAGGTCGACCCCAAGAAATACGTATTCGGATTCGGGCGTCGTCTATGTCCTGGACGGTTCCTGGCAGATGACCGGCTGTTTTTGTTTGCAGCGCGGTTCCTGGCTTGTTTTAATACTGCGCCTAGGGGGTCTGGTCCTGGTTCTGCTGAGCCCAAGTGGCTACCGGGTATCATCACTCATCCAGAGCCGTTTGATATGAAGATTGAGCCTCGTAGCCTTGAGCATGGGGGGCTTATCCGCAGTTCtggaatggaaatggaatcTTGGGGTGTAAATGATGCGGAGGACTTTGCGAAGATGACTCTCTAA
- a CDS encoding uncharacterized protein (COG:Q;~EggNog:ENOG410PG34;~InterPro:IPR001128,IPR036396;~SECRETED:SignalP(1-17);~go_function: GO:0005506 - iron ion binding [Evidence IEA];~go_function: GO:0016705 - oxidoreductase activity, acting on paired donors, with incorporation or reduction of molecular oxygen [Evidence IEA];~go_function: GO:0020037 - heme binding [Evidence IEA];~go_process: GO:0055114 - oxidation-reduction process [Evidence IEA]) — protein MYLNLILCLAVSTGLWALKRLLSLRSCRPPLPPGPPRIPILGNIDQLPSGNGPEWLFWREHLDRYGPVSSLEVLGQTLIIFNNAEAAIEIMERKSSVTRFIPDSTFAKMRVVTILALISLD, from the exons ATGTACCTGAATCTAATCTTATGCCTGGCTGTATCCACAGGCCTATGGGCCTTGAAGAGGCTGCTTAGTTTGAGATCATGCAGGCCTCCCCTACCACCCGGGCCCCCACGGATCCCAATACTCGGAAACATAGATCAACTGCCTTCGGGGAACGGACCAGAGTGGCTGTTCTGGAGAGAGCATCTAGATCGATATG GACCAGTAAGCTCGCTTGAAGTCCTCGGCCAGACTCtgatcatcttcaacaatgCCGAAGCAGCAATCGAGATCATGGAGAGGAAATCATCGGTTACTCGCTTCATCCCGGATTCGACATTTGCGAAAATGCGAGTTGTTACAATCCTAGCCTTGATCAGCCTTGATTAG
- a CDS encoding uncharacterized protein (COG:S;~EggNog:ENOG410PH44;~InterPro:IPR001077,IPR036388,IPR016461,IPR029063, IPR036390;~PFAM:PF00891;~go_function: GO:0008168 - methyltransferase activity [Evidence IEA];~go_function: GO:0008171 - O-methyltransferase activity [Evidence IEA]): protein MDLVTQKTKELWAQADESGREKIQRDLRDLLSSFDTDWDVVMRLASGPLAVALVKIGINFDIFKTLAGTDSAVPVARFVEESGATAEMLRRILRTQAAFGLVEQTSNDEYRANRMTTILTDTNVSGAVLHIFDNLGPIMQVIPEFLRERKGQTITSNTDTAFQKAFNTNLSAFEWMDQHPENLQSLSHFMAMRQDNNWTDQFPVTAEFASAPPQPTDVALIDIGGGYGHQALLFRQKYPQLGYVVVQEIPTVLDRLPPASKVDGLEFHVHDFFQTQPLRAKFYYMRHVLHDWNDADCVRILKATIPAMAPYSRIVIDEVVLPDTQVPWQAAWLDMVMNTALGGAERTRTEWEVLLGQAGLKIVDIVRYDNKTQSAIVAVPA, encoded by the exons ATGGATCTCGTCACCCAGAAGACTAAAGAGCTTTGGGCTCAAGCGGACGAGAGTGGCCGGGAGAAGATCCAAAGGGACCTCCGAGACCTGCTCAGCTCCTTCGACACAGATTGGGATGTAGTGATGCGATTAGCGAGCGGC CCTCTCGCCGTGGCCTTGGTCAAGATCGGAATCAACttcgatatcttcaagaCTCTTGCCGGCACCGACTCGGCAGTTCCTGTTGCGCGGTTTGTAGAAGAGTCTGGTGCTACAGCAGAGATGCTTC GGCGCATTCTTCGCACACAGGCGGCATTTGGTCTCGTCGAGCAGACCTCGAACGACGAATACAGGGCCAATCGCATGACCACCATTCTAACAGACACAAATGTCTCTGGAGCAGTCTTGCACAT CTTCGACAACCTCGGTCCCATCATGCAAGTCATCCCAGAGTTCCTGCGCGAGCGCAAAGGCCAAACCATCACTTCCAACACGGACACCGCATTCCAAAAAGCATTCAATACCAACCTCTCAGCATTCGAATGGATGGACCAACACCCGGAAAACCTCCAAAGTCTCTCCCACTTCATGGCCATGCGCCAGGACAACAACTGGACGGACCAATTCCCCGTCACAGCCGAGTTCGCATCTGCACCTCCACAGCCCACCGACGTAGCCCTAATCGACATCGGTGGAGGATACGGCCATCAAGCCCTCCTTTTCCGTCAGAAATACCCACAGCTAGGCTACGTGGTGGTCCAGGAGATCCCAACTGTGCTCGATCGACTACCGCCAGCTTCTAAAGTAGACGGACTCGAGTTCCACGTCCATGACTTTTTCCAAACACAGCCGTTGCGTGCCAAGTTCTATTATATGCGCCATGTGCTGCACGACTGGAACGATGCAGACTGTGTGCGGATCTTGAAAGCCACAATCCCCGCCATGGCTCCGTATTCGAGGATTGTCATCGACGAGGTGGTACTGCCGGACACACAGGTTCCGTGGCAGGCTGCGTGGCTGGATATGGTCATGAATACAGCTTTGGGAGGCGCTGAGCGGACAAGGACTGAGTGGGAGGTGCTCCTGGGTCAGGCTGGCTTGAAGATTGTGGATATTGTGCGGTATGATAACAAAACGCAGTCGGCCATAGTAGCGGTTCCTGCATGA
- a CDS encoding Zn(II)2Cys6 transcription factor (COG:S;~EggNog:ENOG410PNDQ;~InterPro:IPR036864,IPR021858,IPR001138;~PFAM:PF00172;~go_function: GO:0000981 - DNA-binding transcription factor activity, RNA polymerase II-specific [Evidence IEA];~go_function: GO:0008270 - zinc ion binding [Evidence IEA];~go_process: GO:0006355 - regulation of transcription, DNA-templated [Evidence IEA]) — protein MDRLQDSPDYFTSSFHCSPFALDGEEPIGNISKTPVLHPRINRVKRPHTKSRRGCYSCKNRRVKCQETKPACANCIRKDLDCHYPAEDQERGVVTHKRSTPASPNSGDSSSSTSTGSSLSTAQISLTSFTGDDLRFWHHFLVDARPHLPFGDEESWLSTIPAFAHDCPHLLHAILSLGASYCSLTSPSGKQHYPSAIAHRSQALQSLSTTIAKGADATVLEMDGALATCYTLTFQAHHMSDGVVDFAVMVRGCGLVTDWYFTQPETRESRLFKNVKSVQHMGEMITGWLPRGVYPLCEAEKIETCIAALDRLWPLLETEAQVGFYNALRQAYASLLLSHRHAFMQLVVIYAEWARLDNVSFLQFIAPGNHVSRALFMHYVVLDAFMQPVYAELMTSRNIGVGGGRFLIYRWADAIYTGLPRDMRELVEEPLWYLAMDMLPEVERHREGFPQWERELGGLVEWLRGRVSKDILEMYSI, from the exons ATGGATCGTCTTCAGGACTCGCCGGACTACTTCACGTCCTCATTCCACTGTTCTCCGTTTGCTCTCGATGGCGAAGAGCCAATCGGTAATATATCCAAAACGCCAGTATTGCATCCTCGAATCAACCGTGTGAAACGACCGCATACAAAGTCCCGCCGGGGCTGTTATAGCTGCAAGAACCGGAGGGTCAAG TGCCAGGAAACAAAACCCGCATGCGCCAACTGCATTCGTAAAGATCTAGACTGTCACTATCCAGCTGAAGACCAAGAACGCGGAGTCGTGACGCACAAACGGTCAACCCCGGCGTCACCGAACTCTGGGGactcgtcttcttcaacatcaaccgGTTCAAGTCTGTCAACTGCTCAGATATCTCTAACCTCCTTCACTGGCGATGACCTGCGGTTCTGGCATcacttcctcgtcgacgcccGGCCACATCTGCCATTCGGCGACGAGGAGTCCTGGCTATCCACGATACCCGCGTTCGCTCACGAT TGTCCTCACCTCCTCCAcgccatcctctccctcggcgCCTCTTACTGCTCCCTAACCTCCCCCTCCGGCAAACAGCACTACCCCTCCGCCATCGCCCACCGCAGCCAAGCCCTGCAATCGCTCAGCACAACCATCGCCAAAGGCGCCGATGCCACAGTCCTCGAAATGGACGGCGCCCTCGCAACATGCTACACACTCACCTTCCAAGCCCACCACATGAGCGACGGCGTCGTCGACTTCGCCGTCATGGTCCGCGGCTGCGGCCTCGTCACAGACTGGTACTTCACACAGCCCGAGACGCGCGAGAGCAGGCTATTCAAGAACGTCAAGTCGGTGCAGCACATGGGCGAGATGATCACAGGGTGGCTCCCCAGGGGCGTCTATCCACTTTGCGAAGCGGAGAAGATCGAGACCTGTATTGCTGCGCTGGATCGGTTATGGCCGTTACTAGAGACCGAGGCGCAGGTTGGTTTTTATAATGCATTGCGCCAGGCTTATGCTTCTTTGCTGCTCTCGCATCGACACGCGTTTATGCAGCTAGTTGTTATATACGCTGAGTGGGCGCGCCTGGATAATGTTTCGTTCCTGCAGTTCATTGCCCCTGGGAACCATGTCTCGCGCGCGCTGTTCATGCACTACGTTGTTCTGGATGCGTTTATGCAGCCTGTTTATGCGGAGCTGATGACGAGTCGGAATAttggggttgggggtggGCGTTTTCTGATTTATCGCTGGGCCGATGCGATCTATACCGGCTTGCCTCGGGATATGCGCGAGCTGGTGGAGGAACCGCTGTGGTATTTGGCCATGGATATGTTGCCGGAAGTCGAGAGGCATAGAGAGGGGTTTCCGCAGTGGGAGAGGGAGCTTGGGGGGTTGGTAGAGTGGCTGCGTGGGAGGGTTTCAAAGGATATACTGGAGATGTATAGTATATAG